In Microvenator marinus, one genomic interval encodes:
- a CDS encoding metal-sensitive transcriptional regulator produces MMSPDTKEKIEARLKRVAGQVSGIQKMVEDDRYCIDVLMQISAARAALAKVSKMLLESHIQTCVTGAFESDDEDDRTAKIAELVRVFEKNCNC; encoded by the coding sequence ATGATGAGCCCTGACACGAAAGAGAAGATCGAAGCCCGCCTCAAGCGGGTCGCCGGGCAGGTGTCCGGCATCCAGAAGATGGTCGAGGACGACCGCTACTGCATCGACGTGCTGATGCAGATCTCTGCGGCCCGCGCCGCCCTGGCGAAGGTCAGCAAGATGCTGCTCGAGTCCCACATCCAGACCTGCGTCACCGGCGCGTTCGAGAGCGACGACGAGGACGACCGGACAGCGAAGATCGCGGAGCTCGTTCGGGTCTTCGAAAAGAACTGCAACTGCTGA
- a CDS encoding phosphotransferase family protein: MLNWPEEEWERQAPLIELTPLEVQNLMTEAGLGEVRHYRGMDGGKFNTNFEVLGYDYHVVIRIYERDPLGLARDEALEKILPSELPRPKLIHAVHGERPIGVFEFKHGVKPHELECPTPQDIETVAFYIGELISGYAGAKSFEEHGLLDGNLELSKRFGTLESSFEDFIEWSLSKGRAGGRMGPARAAKLESLAQRHAQLLRALDGQYGLLHGDLKFSNILVDAETLKVSALLDWEFVYSGAPLLDLAIFLRHSSKLSPLSKGAIAGFESSGATVTNEWWETLRLWDLMNLCGFLNGSQHRQKTFDHVLQLLDRNLAEIEELSG, from the coding sequence ATGTTGAACTGGCCCGAGGAAGAATGGGAGCGCCAAGCGCCACTCATCGAACTCACGCCCCTAGAAGTTCAGAATCTAATGACCGAAGCTGGACTTGGTGAAGTGCGCCACTATCGAGGCATGGATGGTGGAAAGTTCAACACGAATTTCGAGGTCTTAGGGTATGATTATCATGTGGTGATTCGCATCTACGAACGCGATCCGTTGGGACTCGCTCGGGACGAGGCACTAGAAAAAATACTCCCCTCCGAGCTTCCCCGTCCAAAGCTGATACACGCCGTTCATGGCGAAAGGCCCATCGGCGTGTTTGAGTTCAAACACGGCGTCAAACCTCATGAGCTTGAGTGCCCCACGCCTCAAGACATAGAAACTGTGGCGTTTTACATCGGCGAGTTGATAAGTGGTTACGCGGGAGCCAAGAGCTTTGAAGAGCACGGATTGCTCGATGGCAATCTGGAGCTCAGCAAACGATTTGGAACGCTCGAATCCTCCTTTGAAGACTTCATCGAATGGTCCCTTTCCAAAGGTCGTGCAGGCGGCCGTATGGGGCCTGCAAGAGCTGCGAAGCTTGAATCCCTAGCCCAACGCCACGCACAACTCCTAAGGGCCCTAGACGGCCAATACGGACTTCTTCATGGCGATCTGAAATTCTCGAACATCTTGGTGGACGCCGAGACGCTCAAAGTCAGTGCTCTACTCGATTGGGAGTTCGTCTATTCTGGGGCTCCGTTGCTCGATCTGGCGATCTTCCTGCGGCACAGCTCGAAGCTATCGCCTCTAAGCAAAGGCGCCATCGCCGGCTTTGAGTCTTCTGGAGCGACTGTCACGAATGAGTGGTGGGAGACGCTTCGACTCTGGGATCTGATGAACCTCTGTGGGTTCTTGAACGGCTCACAGCATCGCCAAAAGACCTTTGACCATGTGCTCCAACTCCTCGATCGAAATCTCGCGGAAATCGAGGAGCTATCGGGTTAG
- a CDS encoding DUF2288 family protein, producing the protein MSELRQKLAGELLRDVAWEAVKPHVVREAVFLVVGLPLLDVAEAIASDDGARVGNWVQSGALTRPDRATLERWRDEDTRFATLIVSPFVLVQEEAVKKGGVERLCWGMVEGDLDFVTTAIWPAPVDHDQCFEAAGFKDFSDSDAKWEGELHTMIEALVLEFSTWGSPKVKGGEVSVAEVCLALERSVESDGIPELLIEFGPIEVRSGEGHPIFWVKAPNSEDFNHDLLLRKLAGGRRVDQVQLDWKALGYSNE; encoded by the coding sequence ATGAGTGAATTGAGACAAAAACTAGCAGGTGAACTCCTTCGAGACGTAGCATGGGAGGCCGTTAAACCGCATGTGGTGCGTGAGGCTGTTTTCCTGGTTGTAGGCTTACCTCTCTTGGATGTGGCGGAGGCGATCGCATCCGATGACGGTGCGCGCGTGGGGAATTGGGTGCAGTCTGGTGCCTTGACTCGTCCCGACCGCGCGACACTTGAGAGGTGGAGAGACGAAGACACTCGGTTTGCGACCTTGATCGTAAGCCCGTTCGTCTTGGTTCAAGAGGAGGCAGTGAAGAAAGGCGGAGTTGAGCGACTTTGTTGGGGAATGGTCGAGGGGGACTTGGATTTTGTCACCACAGCGATTTGGCCCGCACCAGTCGACCACGATCAGTGTTTCGAAGCCGCGGGCTTTAAGGATTTTTCGGACTCGGACGCAAAGTGGGAGGGCGAGCTGCACACCATGATCGAGGCGCTGGTATTGGAGTTTTCTACTTGGGGAAGTCCAAAGGTGAAGGGAGGGGAGGTGAGTGTAGCTGAGGTGTGTTTGGCGCTCGAAAGAAGTGTTGAATCAGACGGGATCCCAGAGTTGCTCATTGAGTTCGGGCCTATTGAAGTCCGAAGTGGTGAAGGTCACCCAATCTTCTGGGTCAAGGCGCCAAACTCCGAGGACTTCAACCACGACTTGTTACTCAGGAAACTCGCCGGTGGACGCCGGGTAGACCAGGTCCAGCTCGATTGGAAAGCATTGGGGTACTCGAATGAGTGA
- a CDS encoding glutathione S-transferase: MPQEDPILYSFRRCPYAMRARLALTASEQKVEHREVVLRNKPQALLDASPKGTVPVLVLPDGPVLDESLDIMLWALNQNDPESWLPDAQKHESAMALIRQNDGPFKAALDRYKYPDRYAAASSEEAREQACRIIEGLDEKLSQHAWLLGESAGLADMAILPFVRQFAHVDRDWFYAQPWQATISWLDRFKASEIFKTIMKKHEAWTP, from the coding sequence ATGCCTCAGGAAGACCCGATTCTCTACTCTTTTCGACGCTGCCCTTACGCCATGCGCGCAAGACTCGCGCTGACCGCCTCCGAGCAAAAGGTGGAACATCGCGAAGTGGTCCTTCGAAACAAGCCTCAAGCCCTTCTCGATGCGTCTCCCAAAGGCACGGTTCCCGTGCTGGTTCTACCCGATGGGCCGGTGTTGGATGAAAGTCTCGACATTATGCTCTGGGCGCTCAATCAAAATGACCCGGAATCATGGCTGCCTGACGCTCAGAAACACGAGAGCGCAATGGCCTTGATTCGGCAGAATGATGGCCCGTTTAAAGCTGCACTCGACCGCTACAAATATCCAGACCGCTACGCAGCGGCATCAAGCGAGGAGGCCCGCGAACAAGCGTGCAGAATCATTGAAGGGCTGGACGAGAAACTCTCGCAGCACGCGTGGCTCTTGGGCGAAAGTGCGGGACTTGCAGATATGGCCATCCTACCGTTCGTCCGGCAATTTGCGCACGTGGATCGCGACTGGTTCTATGCACAACCCTGGCAGGCAACCATCAGTTGGCTGGACCGATTCAAGGCTTCTGAAATCTTCAAAACCATCATGAAAAAACACGAGGCGTGGACTCCATGA